A stretch of the Gossypium hirsutum isolate 1008001.06 chromosome D07, Gossypium_hirsutum_v2.1, whole genome shotgun sequence genome encodes the following:
- the LOC107953646 gene encoding uncharacterized protein isoform X6: MADDPEKRFHSIMDKLFHSSKSTTPFSSSPPAPGTGGQRQLLRAKKRPVPSYTTAVEKPQHCLAASEAPLCRPWDRGDLLRRLSTFKSMTWFAKPKVVNAVNCARRGWVNVDMDIIACESCGARLLFSTPSSWTRQQVEKAALVFSLKLDSGHKLLCPWIDNTCDERLAEFPPSVPADLVDKFRERSDSLFQLIALPVISSLAIEFMRSPQLEQFLRQPLMLDCLKGNAEFSHLERIEDGSAVDSANLYYQAQKLLSLCGWEPRSLPYVVDCKDGQNQFVKDADILSSSQGVDYGLNLHLSFRPTDENENLEANKDFENSFGLQYDPKSVVLDCRLCGASVGLWAFSTVRRPVELFRLFGCEEVNPGVRDSGHESNACEVPFNSGSSSMEQSSNSKLTIAGGPPPTRQNFKARIYVPVIGESLRARLLYPKNTLVESNCNRIPGEIDCFNNSVNQLGVPLADLRTLNGKKDGQVNCNSKSSDQSPCSNYDVCSGDDTFRNVTPLEGTDFTAKESSPYTGIDDSNIGGQIESSQNLVLDSCQSNNFPEKVDNDRTCNLAVKNSDAMLVGESSVMTQGANVSPRNEGAEANDSSVMVTSEKYYPEQNAEPDKMHSREDKTCSNSEEGVIAEVQAVQNNKVLSCPKGKDLKRLHMDKISEFDPIRQHRHFCPWIAPMSGGAPGWQQTLSALLYGKDFPHSSPVYSTSTVSMIKVDDPIASVRKLFMSPTAKRTKITRE; encoded by the exons ATGGCCGACGATCCAGAGAAGAGGTTTCATTCGATCATGGACAAGCTCTTCCATTCTTCTAAATCTACCACTCCCTTCTCCAG tAGTCCTCCGGCACCGGGAACGGGAGGACAAAGACAACTATTACGGGCGAAGAAACGACCCGTTCCATCGTACACTACAGCAGTGGAAAAGCCGCAGCACTGCTTAGCTGCGTCTGAAGCTCCACTTTGCAGACCATGGGATAGAGGAGATCTTTTGAGGAGGTTATCAACTTTCAAATCCATGACTTGGTTTGCTAAGCCCAAG GTAGTAAATGCTGTTAATTGTGCTAGGAGAGGTTGGGTCAATGTAGATATGGACATTATAGCCTGTGAATCATGTGGAGCACGTCTCCTGTTTTCTACTCCATCTTCTTGGACACGGCAGCAAG TTGAGAAGGCAGCCTTGGTATTTAGCTTAAAGCTGGATAGTGGACACAAATTGCTTTGCCCTTGGATTGATAATACCTGTGATGAAAGATTGGCTGAATTTCCTCCTTCTGTGCCTGCTGATTTAGTTGATAAATTCCGGGAGAGATCCGACTCACTCTTTCAACTTATAGCTCTTCCTGTTATTTCATCTTTGGCCATTGAATTTATGAGAAGCCCTCAGCTTGAACAATTTCTCAGACAACCCTTAATGCTGGATTGTCTGAAAGGGAATGCTGAATTTTCTCATTTAGAAAGGATAGAAGATGGTTCTGCAGTGGATTCTGCCAACTTGTATTATCAG GCTCAAAAGCTTTTAAGTCTTTGTGGCTGGGAACCACGTTCACTACCTTATGTAGTTGACTGCAAGGATGGTCAGAATCAGTTTGTTAAAGATGCTGATATTTTGAGTTCATCCCAGGGAGTTGATTATGGACTAAATTTGCATCTCAGCTTCCGTCCAACTGATGAAAATGAGAATTTGGAGGCAAATAAAGACTTTGAAAATTCTTTTGGATTGCAGTATGATCCCAAATCTGTTGTTTTAGATTGCAGGCTTTGTGGCGCGAGTGTTGGATTATGGGCTTTCTCCACTGTCCGACGGCCTGTAGAGTTATTCAGATTATTTGGATGCGAGGAAGTCAATCCTGGAGTCCGCGATTCTGGCCATGAAAGCAATGCCTGTGAGGTTCCTTTTAATAGTGGGTCATCATCTATGGAGCAATcttcaaattcaaaattaactatagCTGGGGGTCCTCCACCAACACGACAAAACTTTAAAGCAAGAATCTATGTACCTGTTATTGGCGAGAGTTTAAGGGCTAGACTTTTGTATCCAAAAAATACTCTAGTAGAATCCAATTGTAATAGGATTCCGGGAGAAATAGATTGTTTCAATAATAGTGTTAATCAGCTAGGTGTTCCGTTAGCGGACTTGAGAActttaaatggaaaaaaagatGGTCAAGTGAATTGTAATTCTAAAAGCAGTGATCAGTCTCCTTGTTCAAACTATGATGTTTGTTCAGGAGATGATACTTTTAGAAACGTCACACCGTTGGAAGGAACCGACTTCACTGCAAAAGAAAGTTCTCCTTATACTGGTATAGATGATTCTAATATTGGGGGTCAAATAGAGAGTTCTCAGAATTTAGTCCTAGATTCTTGCCAAAGTAATAACTTTCCTGAAAAGGTAGACAATGATAGAACTTGCAACTTAGCAGTAAAGAACTCTGATGCTATGCTTGTTGGTGAGTCTTCTGTTATGACTCAAGGTGCTAATGTTTCCCCTAGAAATGAAGGAGCTGAGGCTAATGATTCATCAGTTATGGTTACATCTGAAAAGTACTATCCAGAACAAAATGCAGAACCAGATAAG ATGCACTCCAGAGAAGACAAAACTTGTTCCAACAGCGAGGAAGGAGTGATTGCTGAAGTCCAGGCTGTACAAAACAATAAGGTCTTATCCTGTCCCAAAG GAAAGGATCTAAAGCGACTACATATGGATAAAATATCAGAGTTTGATCCGATCAGGCAGCACAGGCATTTTTGTCCATGGATTGCACCAATGAGTGGTGGGGCACCTGGATGGCAACAAACATTATCTGCTTTGCTTTATGGGAAAGATTTTCCTCATTCTTCACCTGTGTATTCTACTTCAACCGTCTCCATGATTAAG GTTGATGATCCCATTGCCTCAGTTAGAAAGCTTTTCATGTCCCCTACGGCCAAAAGAACTAAAATCACTCGAGAATGA
- the LOC107953646 gene encoding uncharacterized protein isoform X5, whose translation MADDPEKRFHSIMDKLFHSSKSTTPFSSSPPAPGTGGQRQLLRAKKRPVPSYTTAVEKPQHCLAASEAPLCRPWDRGDLLRRLSTFKSMTWFAKPKVVNAVNCARRGWVNVDMDIIACESCGARLLFSTPSSWTRQQVEKAALVFSLKLDSGHKLLCPWIDNTCDERLAEFPPSVPADLVDKFRERSDSLFQLIALPVISSLAIEFMRSPQLEQFLRQPLMLDCLKGNAEFSHLERIEDGSAVDSANLYYQAQKLLSLCGWEPRSLPYVVDCKDGQNQFVKDADILSSSQGVDYGLNLHLSFRPTDENENLEANKDFENSFGLQYDPKSVVLDCRLCGASVGLWAFSTVRRPVELFRLFGCEEVNPGVRDSGHESNACEVPFNSGSSSMEQSSNSKLTIAGGPPPTRQNFKARIYVPVIGESLRARLLYPKNTLVESNCNRIPGEIDCFNNSVNQLGVPLADLRTLNGKKDGQVNCNSKSSDQSPCSNYDVCSGDDTFRNVTPLEGTDFTAKESSPYTGIDDSNIGGQIESSQNLVLDSCQSNNFPEKVDNDRTCNLAVKNSDAMLVGESSVMTQGANVSPRNEGAEANDSSVMVTSEKYYPEQNAEPDKMHSREDKTCSNSEEGVIAEVQAVQNNKVLSCPKVNNKSEQLMCLHFPGKDLKRLHMDKISEFDPIRQHRHFCPWIAPMSGGAPGWQQTLSALLYGKDFPHSSPVYSTSTVSMIKVDDPIASVRKLFMSPTAKRTKITRE comes from the exons ATGGCCGACGATCCAGAGAAGAGGTTTCATTCGATCATGGACAAGCTCTTCCATTCTTCTAAATCTACCACTCCCTTCTCCAG tAGTCCTCCGGCACCGGGAACGGGAGGACAAAGACAACTATTACGGGCGAAGAAACGACCCGTTCCATCGTACACTACAGCAGTGGAAAAGCCGCAGCACTGCTTAGCTGCGTCTGAAGCTCCACTTTGCAGACCATGGGATAGAGGAGATCTTTTGAGGAGGTTATCAACTTTCAAATCCATGACTTGGTTTGCTAAGCCCAAG GTAGTAAATGCTGTTAATTGTGCTAGGAGAGGTTGGGTCAATGTAGATATGGACATTATAGCCTGTGAATCATGTGGAGCACGTCTCCTGTTTTCTACTCCATCTTCTTGGACACGGCAGCAAG TTGAGAAGGCAGCCTTGGTATTTAGCTTAAAGCTGGATAGTGGACACAAATTGCTTTGCCCTTGGATTGATAATACCTGTGATGAAAGATTGGCTGAATTTCCTCCTTCTGTGCCTGCTGATTTAGTTGATAAATTCCGGGAGAGATCCGACTCACTCTTTCAACTTATAGCTCTTCCTGTTATTTCATCTTTGGCCATTGAATTTATGAGAAGCCCTCAGCTTGAACAATTTCTCAGACAACCCTTAATGCTGGATTGTCTGAAAGGGAATGCTGAATTTTCTCATTTAGAAAGGATAGAAGATGGTTCTGCAGTGGATTCTGCCAACTTGTATTATCAG GCTCAAAAGCTTTTAAGTCTTTGTGGCTGGGAACCACGTTCACTACCTTATGTAGTTGACTGCAAGGATGGTCAGAATCAGTTTGTTAAAGATGCTGATATTTTGAGTTCATCCCAGGGAGTTGATTATGGACTAAATTTGCATCTCAGCTTCCGTCCAACTGATGAAAATGAGAATTTGGAGGCAAATAAAGACTTTGAAAATTCTTTTGGATTGCAGTATGATCCCAAATCTGTTGTTTTAGATTGCAGGCTTTGTGGCGCGAGTGTTGGATTATGGGCTTTCTCCACTGTCCGACGGCCTGTAGAGTTATTCAGATTATTTGGATGCGAGGAAGTCAATCCTGGAGTCCGCGATTCTGGCCATGAAAGCAATGCCTGTGAGGTTCCTTTTAATAGTGGGTCATCATCTATGGAGCAATcttcaaattcaaaattaactatagCTGGGGGTCCTCCACCAACACGACAAAACTTTAAAGCAAGAATCTATGTACCTGTTATTGGCGAGAGTTTAAGGGCTAGACTTTTGTATCCAAAAAATACTCTAGTAGAATCCAATTGTAATAGGATTCCGGGAGAAATAGATTGTTTCAATAATAGTGTTAATCAGCTAGGTGTTCCGTTAGCGGACTTGAGAActttaaatggaaaaaaagatGGTCAAGTGAATTGTAATTCTAAAAGCAGTGATCAGTCTCCTTGTTCAAACTATGATGTTTGTTCAGGAGATGATACTTTTAGAAACGTCACACCGTTGGAAGGAACCGACTTCACTGCAAAAGAAAGTTCTCCTTATACTGGTATAGATGATTCTAATATTGGGGGTCAAATAGAGAGTTCTCAGAATTTAGTCCTAGATTCTTGCCAAAGTAATAACTTTCCTGAAAAGGTAGACAATGATAGAACTTGCAACTTAGCAGTAAAGAACTCTGATGCTATGCTTGTTGGTGAGTCTTCTGTTATGACTCAAGGTGCTAATGTTTCCCCTAGAAATGAAGGAGCTGAGGCTAATGATTCATCAGTTATGGTTACATCTGAAAAGTACTATCCAGAACAAAATGCAGAACCAGATAAG ATGCACTCCAGAGAAGACAAAACTTGTTCCAACAGCGAGGAAGGAGTGATTGCTGAAGTCCAGGCTGTACAAAACAATAAGGTCTTATCCTGTCCCAAAG TTAATAACAAGAGTGAGCAACTGATGTGCCTCCATTTTCCAGGAAAGGATCTAAAGCGACTACATATGGATAAAATATCAGAGTTTGATCCGATCAGGCAGCACAGGCATTTTTGTCCATGGATTGCACCAATGAGTGGTGGGGCACCTGGATGGCAACAAACATTATCTGCTTTGCTTTATGGGAAAGATTTTCCTCATTCTTCACCTGTGTATTCTACTTCAACCGTCTCCATGATTAAG GTTGATGATCCCATTGCCTCAGTTAGAAAGCTTTTCATGTCCCCTACGGCCAAAAGAACTAAAATCACTCGAGAATGA
- the LOC107953646 gene encoding uncharacterized protein isoform X7, translated as MADDPEKRFHSIMDKLFHSSKSTTPFSSPPAPGTGGQRQLLRAKKRPVPSYTTAVEKPQHCLAASEAPLCRPWDRGDLLRRLSTFKSMTWFAKPKVVNAVNCARRGWVNVDMDIIACESCGARLLFSTPSSWTRQQVEKAALVFSLKLDSGHKLLCPWIDNTCDERLAEFPPSVPADLVDKFRERSDSLFQLIALPVISSLAIEFMRSPQLEQFLRQPLMLDCLKGNAEFSHLERIEDGSAVDSANLYYQAQKLLSLCGWEPRSLPYVVDCKDGQNQFVKDADILSSSQGVDYGLNLHLSFRPTDENENLEANKDFENSFGLQYDPKSVVLDCRLCGASVGLWAFSTVRRPVELFRLFGCEEVNPGVRDSGHESNACEVPFNSGSSSMEQSSNSKLTIAGGPPPTRQNFKARIYVPVIGESLRARLLYPKNTLVESNCNRIPGEIDCFNNSVNQLGVPLADLRTLNGKKDGQVNCNSKSSDQSPCSNYDVCSGDDTFRNVTPLEGTDFTAKESSPYTGIDDSNIGGQIESSQNLVLDSCQSNNFPEKVDNDRTCNLAVKNSDAMLVGESSVMTQGANVSPRNEGAEANDSSVMVTSEKYYPEQNAEPDKMHSREDKTCSNSEEGVIAEVQAVQNNKVLSCPKGKDLKRLHMDKISEFDPIRQHRHFCPWIAPMSGGAPGWQQTLSALLYGKDFPHSSPVYSTSTVSMIKVDDPIASVRKLFMSPTAKRTKITRE; from the exons ATGGCCGACGATCCAGAGAAGAGGTTTCATTCGATCATGGACAAGCTCTTCCATTCTTCTAAATCTACCACTCCCTTCTCCAG TCCTCCGGCACCGGGAACGGGAGGACAAAGACAACTATTACGGGCGAAGAAACGACCCGTTCCATCGTACACTACAGCAGTGGAAAAGCCGCAGCACTGCTTAGCTGCGTCTGAAGCTCCACTTTGCAGACCATGGGATAGAGGAGATCTTTTGAGGAGGTTATCAACTTTCAAATCCATGACTTGGTTTGCTAAGCCCAAG GTAGTAAATGCTGTTAATTGTGCTAGGAGAGGTTGGGTCAATGTAGATATGGACATTATAGCCTGTGAATCATGTGGAGCACGTCTCCTGTTTTCTACTCCATCTTCTTGGACACGGCAGCAAG TTGAGAAGGCAGCCTTGGTATTTAGCTTAAAGCTGGATAGTGGACACAAATTGCTTTGCCCTTGGATTGATAATACCTGTGATGAAAGATTGGCTGAATTTCCTCCTTCTGTGCCTGCTGATTTAGTTGATAAATTCCGGGAGAGATCCGACTCACTCTTTCAACTTATAGCTCTTCCTGTTATTTCATCTTTGGCCATTGAATTTATGAGAAGCCCTCAGCTTGAACAATTTCTCAGACAACCCTTAATGCTGGATTGTCTGAAAGGGAATGCTGAATTTTCTCATTTAGAAAGGATAGAAGATGGTTCTGCAGTGGATTCTGCCAACTTGTATTATCAG GCTCAAAAGCTTTTAAGTCTTTGTGGCTGGGAACCACGTTCACTACCTTATGTAGTTGACTGCAAGGATGGTCAGAATCAGTTTGTTAAAGATGCTGATATTTTGAGTTCATCCCAGGGAGTTGATTATGGACTAAATTTGCATCTCAGCTTCCGTCCAACTGATGAAAATGAGAATTTGGAGGCAAATAAAGACTTTGAAAATTCTTTTGGATTGCAGTATGATCCCAAATCTGTTGTTTTAGATTGCAGGCTTTGTGGCGCGAGTGTTGGATTATGGGCTTTCTCCACTGTCCGACGGCCTGTAGAGTTATTCAGATTATTTGGATGCGAGGAAGTCAATCCTGGAGTCCGCGATTCTGGCCATGAAAGCAATGCCTGTGAGGTTCCTTTTAATAGTGGGTCATCATCTATGGAGCAATcttcaaattcaaaattaactatagCTGGGGGTCCTCCACCAACACGACAAAACTTTAAAGCAAGAATCTATGTACCTGTTATTGGCGAGAGTTTAAGGGCTAGACTTTTGTATCCAAAAAATACTCTAGTAGAATCCAATTGTAATAGGATTCCGGGAGAAATAGATTGTTTCAATAATAGTGTTAATCAGCTAGGTGTTCCGTTAGCGGACTTGAGAActttaaatggaaaaaaagatGGTCAAGTGAATTGTAATTCTAAAAGCAGTGATCAGTCTCCTTGTTCAAACTATGATGTTTGTTCAGGAGATGATACTTTTAGAAACGTCACACCGTTGGAAGGAACCGACTTCACTGCAAAAGAAAGTTCTCCTTATACTGGTATAGATGATTCTAATATTGGGGGTCAAATAGAGAGTTCTCAGAATTTAGTCCTAGATTCTTGCCAAAGTAATAACTTTCCTGAAAAGGTAGACAATGATAGAACTTGCAACTTAGCAGTAAAGAACTCTGATGCTATGCTTGTTGGTGAGTCTTCTGTTATGACTCAAGGTGCTAATGTTTCCCCTAGAAATGAAGGAGCTGAGGCTAATGATTCATCAGTTATGGTTACATCTGAAAAGTACTATCCAGAACAAAATGCAGAACCAGATAAG ATGCACTCCAGAGAAGACAAAACTTGTTCCAACAGCGAGGAAGGAGTGATTGCTGAAGTCCAGGCTGTACAAAACAATAAGGTCTTATCCTGTCCCAAAG GAAAGGATCTAAAGCGACTACATATGGATAAAATATCAGAGTTTGATCCGATCAGGCAGCACAGGCATTTTTGTCCATGGATTGCACCAATGAGTGGTGGGGCACCTGGATGGCAACAAACATTATCTGCTTTGCTTTATGGGAAAGATTTTCCTCATTCTTCACCTGTGTATTCTACTTCAACCGTCTCCATGATTAAG GTTGATGATCCCATTGCCTCAGTTAGAAAGCTTTTCATGTCCCCTACGGCCAAAAGAACTAAAATCACTCGAGAATGA
- the LOC107953646 gene encoding uncharacterized protein isoform X3: MADDPEKRFHSIMDKLFHSSKSTTPFSSSPPAPGTGGQRQLLRAKKRPVPSYTTAVEKPQHCLAASEAPLCRPWDRGDLLRRLSTFKSMTWFAKPKVVNAVNCARRGWVNVDMDIIACESCGARLLFSTPSSWTRQQVEKAALVFSLKLDSGHKLLCPWIDNTCDERLAEFPPSVPADLVDKFRERSDSLFQLIALPVISSLAIEFMRSPQLEQFLRQPLMLDCLKGNAEFSHLERIEDGSAVDSANLYYQAQKLLSLCGWEPRSLPYVVDCKDGQNQFVKDADILSSSQGVDYGLNLHLSFRPTDENENLEANKDFENSFGLQYDPKSVVLDCRLCGASVGLWAFSTVRRPVELFRLFGCEEVNPGVRDSGHESNACEVPFNSGSSSMEQSSNSKLTIAGGPPPTRQNFKARIYVPVIGESLRARLLYPKNTLVESNCNRIPGEIDCFNNSVNQLGVPLADLRTLNGKKDGQVNCNSKSSDQSPCSNYDVCSGDDTFRNVTPLEGTDFTAKESSPYTGIDDSNIGGQIESSQNLVLDSCQSNNFPEKVDNDRTCNLAVKNSDAMLVGESSVMTQGANVSPRNEGAEANDSSVMVTSEKYYPEQNAEPDKVCDKKNCFSNRDSTCVASCLEADVNVDGTNKMHSREDKTCSNSEEGVIAEVQAVQNNKVLSCPKGKDLKRLHMDKISEFDPIRQHRHFCPWIAPMSGGAPGWQQTLSALLYGKDFPHSSPVYSTSTVSMIKVDDPIASVRKLFMSPTAKRTKITRE, from the exons ATGGCCGACGATCCAGAGAAGAGGTTTCATTCGATCATGGACAAGCTCTTCCATTCTTCTAAATCTACCACTCCCTTCTCCAG tAGTCCTCCGGCACCGGGAACGGGAGGACAAAGACAACTATTACGGGCGAAGAAACGACCCGTTCCATCGTACACTACAGCAGTGGAAAAGCCGCAGCACTGCTTAGCTGCGTCTGAAGCTCCACTTTGCAGACCATGGGATAGAGGAGATCTTTTGAGGAGGTTATCAACTTTCAAATCCATGACTTGGTTTGCTAAGCCCAAG GTAGTAAATGCTGTTAATTGTGCTAGGAGAGGTTGGGTCAATGTAGATATGGACATTATAGCCTGTGAATCATGTGGAGCACGTCTCCTGTTTTCTACTCCATCTTCTTGGACACGGCAGCAAG TTGAGAAGGCAGCCTTGGTATTTAGCTTAAAGCTGGATAGTGGACACAAATTGCTTTGCCCTTGGATTGATAATACCTGTGATGAAAGATTGGCTGAATTTCCTCCTTCTGTGCCTGCTGATTTAGTTGATAAATTCCGGGAGAGATCCGACTCACTCTTTCAACTTATAGCTCTTCCTGTTATTTCATCTTTGGCCATTGAATTTATGAGAAGCCCTCAGCTTGAACAATTTCTCAGACAACCCTTAATGCTGGATTGTCTGAAAGGGAATGCTGAATTTTCTCATTTAGAAAGGATAGAAGATGGTTCTGCAGTGGATTCTGCCAACTTGTATTATCAG GCTCAAAAGCTTTTAAGTCTTTGTGGCTGGGAACCACGTTCACTACCTTATGTAGTTGACTGCAAGGATGGTCAGAATCAGTTTGTTAAAGATGCTGATATTTTGAGTTCATCCCAGGGAGTTGATTATGGACTAAATTTGCATCTCAGCTTCCGTCCAACTGATGAAAATGAGAATTTGGAGGCAAATAAAGACTTTGAAAATTCTTTTGGATTGCAGTATGATCCCAAATCTGTTGTTTTAGATTGCAGGCTTTGTGGCGCGAGTGTTGGATTATGGGCTTTCTCCACTGTCCGACGGCCTGTAGAGTTATTCAGATTATTTGGATGCGAGGAAGTCAATCCTGGAGTCCGCGATTCTGGCCATGAAAGCAATGCCTGTGAGGTTCCTTTTAATAGTGGGTCATCATCTATGGAGCAATcttcaaattcaaaattaactatagCTGGGGGTCCTCCACCAACACGACAAAACTTTAAAGCAAGAATCTATGTACCTGTTATTGGCGAGAGTTTAAGGGCTAGACTTTTGTATCCAAAAAATACTCTAGTAGAATCCAATTGTAATAGGATTCCGGGAGAAATAGATTGTTTCAATAATAGTGTTAATCAGCTAGGTGTTCCGTTAGCGGACTTGAGAActttaaatggaaaaaaagatGGTCAAGTGAATTGTAATTCTAAAAGCAGTGATCAGTCTCCTTGTTCAAACTATGATGTTTGTTCAGGAGATGATACTTTTAGAAACGTCACACCGTTGGAAGGAACCGACTTCACTGCAAAAGAAAGTTCTCCTTATACTGGTATAGATGATTCTAATATTGGGGGTCAAATAGAGAGTTCTCAGAATTTAGTCCTAGATTCTTGCCAAAGTAATAACTTTCCTGAAAAGGTAGACAATGATAGAACTTGCAACTTAGCAGTAAAGAACTCTGATGCTATGCTTGTTGGTGAGTCTTCTGTTATGACTCAAGGTGCTAATGTTTCCCCTAGAAATGAAGGAGCTGAGGCTAATGATTCATCAGTTATGGTTACATCTGAAAAGTACTATCCAGAACAAAATGCAGAACCAGATAAGgtttgtgataaaaaaaattgtttttctaATCGAGACTCTACATGTGTTGCCTCTTGCTTGGAAGCTGATGTAAATGTTGATGGCACAAACAAGATGCACTCCAGAGAAGACAAAACTTGTTCCAACAGCGAGGAAGGAGTGATTGCTGAAGTCCAGGCTGTACAAAACAATAAGGTCTTATCCTGTCCCAAAG GAAAGGATCTAAAGCGACTACATATGGATAAAATATCAGAGTTTGATCCGATCAGGCAGCACAGGCATTTTTGTCCATGGATTGCACCAATGAGTGGTGGGGCACCTGGATGGCAACAAACATTATCTGCTTTGCTTTATGGGAAAGATTTTCCTCATTCTTCACCTGTGTATTCTACTTCAACCGTCTCCATGATTAAG GTTGATGATCCCATTGCCTCAGTTAGAAAGCTTTTCATGTCCCCTACGGCCAAAAGAACTAAAATCACTCGAGAATGA